A window of Christiangramia forsetii KT0803 contains these coding sequences:
- a CDS encoding BrxA/BrxB family bacilliredoxin has protein sequence MYPADLVKPMREDLTSIGFGELHTVEDVEKAMELKGTTLVVVNSVCGCAAANARPGARISLQNAKKPDNLVTVFAGVDKEATDKARDMMVPFPPSSPSMALFKDGELVHMLERHHIEGRPADMIAENLIGAYNEFC, from the coding sequence ATGTATCCAGCAGATTTAGTAAAACCAATGAGAGAAGATCTTACTAGCATTGGTTTCGGAGAATTACATACGGTAGAAGATGTAGAAAAAGCAATGGAGCTTAAGGGAACTACTTTGGTAGTAGTGAATTCCGTTTGTGGTTGTGCTGCAGCCAATGCACGTCCGGGAGCTAGAATTTCCCTTCAAAACGCTAAAAAACCAGATAACCTGGTAACCGTATTCGCCGGTGTAGATAAAGAAGCTACAGATAAGGCAAGAGATATGATGGTACCTTTTCCTCCATCTTCTCCTTCTATGGCATTGTTTAAAGACGGAGAATTGGTTCATATGCTAGAGCGTCACCATATTGAAGGTCGTCCTGCAGATATGATCGCAGAAAACCTTATTGGAGCTTATAACGAATTTTGCTAA
- a CDS encoding lysophospholipid acyltransferase family protein encodes MKRFFSYPLSVVFYIFFFLNLLIFHPIQWLCLKLGGYEAHKKSVDIFNFMLMKCLNILGTTFSVENEHDIPVNKTCIFVANHQGMYDIPPIIWYFRKHHPKFVSKKELGRGIPSISFNLRHGGSVLIDRNNRRESLIKMGNFGDYLKETKRSAVIFPEGTRSRTGAAKEFRKNGMMMLFKKMPEAVVVPITINNSWKLFKHGNFPIDLGVNVNLKTHEPIKIGSEDPEALAAKVERIITADIR; translated from the coding sequence ATGAAAAGATTTTTCTCCTATCCCCTATCGGTTGTTTTCTATATTTTCTTTTTTCTTAATCTGTTGATATTTCATCCTATTCAGTGGCTCTGCCTTAAACTTGGAGGATACGAGGCACATAAAAAGAGTGTGGATATTTTCAATTTTATGTTAATGAAGTGCCTGAATATTTTAGGTACTACGTTTAGCGTTGAAAATGAACATGATATTCCCGTAAATAAGACCTGCATTTTTGTAGCAAATCACCAGGGAATGTATGATATCCCTCCCATCATTTGGTATTTTAGAAAACATCATCCAAAGTTTGTTAGTAAAAAGGAGTTGGGAAGAGGAATTCCAAGTATTTCCTTCAATCTAAGACATGGGGGCTCAGTGCTGATAGACCGAAATAACCGAAGGGAATCACTTATTAAAATGGGCAATTTTGGTGACTATTTAAAGGAAACCAAAAGATCTGCCGTAATCTTTCCTGAAGGTACCCGCAGCCGTACTGGTGCAGCGAAAGAATTTAGAAAAAATGGAATGATGATGCTTTTCAAAAAAATGCCTGAAGCTGTCGTTGTTCCCATTACCATCAATAATTCCTGGAAGCTTTTTAAACATGGAAACTTCCCTATAGATCTTGGTGTAAACGTGAATTTAAAAACACATGAACCCATCAAAATAGGAAGTGAAGATCCTGAAGCACTGGCCGCTAAAGTGGAAAGAATCATAACAGCCGATATCAGATAA
- a CDS encoding HD domain-containing protein, protein MSQNNLIGNTIAFVKKTLEGAEGGHDWFHIQRVLNNSRLIAQGEKADLEIVELGALLHDIADSKFHNGDESVGPRLAVKFLRKQKVTEDTIDHVVKIIQNISFKGGNIDQQFTSPELDIVQDADRLDAIGAIGIARTFNYGGFKGRTLYDPEIEPNLNMTKEEYKASNAPTINHFYEKLLLLKDRMNTQTGRRIAADRHTFMIHYLEQFYAEWNGEK, encoded by the coding sequence ATGTCCCAAAATAACCTGATCGGGAATACGATCGCATTTGTAAAAAAAACACTTGAAGGAGCCGAAGGTGGTCACGATTGGTTTCATATTCAGCGAGTCCTAAATAATTCAAGACTGATTGCTCAGGGCGAAAAAGCAGACCTTGAAATTGTGGAATTGGGTGCTTTGCTTCATGATATCGCAGATTCAAAATTTCATAACGGTGATGAATCAGTAGGACCAAGATTAGCTGTAAAATTTTTAAGAAAGCAGAAGGTTACTGAAGATACTATTGATCATGTAGTGAAGATCATTCAGAATATCTCATTTAAAGGGGGCAATATTGATCAACAATTCACTTCTCCAGAACTGGATATCGTCCAGGATGCAGACCGGCTGGATGCTATTGGAGCTATTGGGATTGCCCGTACTTTTAACTACGGCGGATTTAAAGGAAGAACTTTATATGATCCTGAAATTGAACCAAATCTCAATATGACCAAAGAAGAATATAAAGCGTCTAACGCACCTACGATCAATCATTTTTATGAAAAATTATTGCTTCTAAAGGATCGAATGAATACACAGACAGGGCGACGAATCGCGGCAGACCGGCATACATTTATGATTCATTACCTGGAGCAATTCTATGCGGAATGGAACGGGGAAAAATAA
- a CDS encoding alpha/beta hydrolase family protein yields MTTLLKYTVVFVSILLGATLQSQELNGSYSGNLDVQGTQMELIFNISPSEDGYEATLDVPAQGASGIELDSVVLQDNRVSISSAKLQMTYTGTLSNESIEGTYKQAGKEFPLNLNKTVKKQPGNTQLPSTEAELDKLAALEAGDYKYSVEDYFTTPEAYSFQLSPDGKYIAYMKRRKTGERDLYLKETATQKESLLKEQGEDLIRGFYWANNNRILYLQDKGGNENYHVYGVNIDGENSKELTPFDGVRVNIIESLKEDEEHVIVQMNKDNPQQEEPYRLNVNTGEVTKLYTVNEGEAPIAGYNFDRKGNLRAITRIVDGIKTELLYEMEGEFKRVKLTEFGDTFAISSFNPNTENPDDAYVISNLEDDKTEIQLYDLKQNKKIKTVFSNDTFDVSGISLSRKRNYEIDYFSYTGEKTVVVPESDTYKKIYKRLQKEFGEKQFFTIGRTDDESQYMVAVTSDKIVGEYYLYDVEKDEVTLLYKLLPHLKTADMASMKPITFKSRDGLTLHGYITLPKSYKNGQKLPLIVNPHGGPQGIRDNWGFNPEAQLFASRGYATLHVNFRISGGYGKKFLKAGFGQIGRKAMDDVEDGVDFVIDQGWVDKDKVAIYGGSHGGYAVLRGMTKTPEKYACGVDYVGVSNLNTFMSTIPPYWEKYRDMMYKIWYNPENAEEKVIMDEISPALHVDKIENPLFVIQGANDPRVNIDEADQIVESLRERGVEVPYMVKYDEGHGFGKEENRLDLYKAMMGFFAEHLKDKKAAPIKG; encoded by the coding sequence ATGACAACACTATTAAAATACACGGTCGTGTTTGTATCGATCCTTTTGGGAGCAACACTACAGTCGCAGGAGCTAAACGGTTCTTACAGCGGGAACCTGGATGTACAGGGAACTCAAATGGAATTGATTTTTAATATTAGTCCTTCGGAAGATGGTTATGAGGCAACTTTGGATGTTCCGGCTCAGGGCGCTTCGGGAATCGAACTTGATTCGGTAGTTTTGCAGGATAATAGAGTAAGTATAAGCTCTGCAAAATTACAAATGACCTATACTGGTACTTTGAGTAATGAAAGTATCGAAGGGACTTACAAACAAGCGGGAAAAGAATTTCCGTTAAACTTAAATAAAACTGTGAAGAAACAGCCAGGAAATACACAATTACCATCTACTGAAGCAGAATTAGATAAGCTCGCCGCACTAGAGGCTGGCGACTATAAATACTCCGTGGAAGATTATTTTACAACGCCGGAAGCTTATTCATTTCAGTTATCTCCAGACGGAAAATATATCGCTTATATGAAGCGTAGAAAAACCGGAGAGCGTGATTTGTATTTGAAAGAAACCGCCACTCAAAAAGAAAGCTTGTTAAAAGAACAGGGTGAAGATTTGATTCGTGGATTTTATTGGGCAAATAACAACCGAATTCTATACCTACAGGATAAAGGAGGAAATGAGAATTACCACGTCTACGGTGTAAATATAGATGGTGAGAATAGCAAAGAGCTTACTCCATTTGATGGCGTTAGGGTTAATATTATCGAATCTTTAAAAGAAGATGAGGAGCATGTGATCGTGCAGATGAATAAGGATAATCCTCAGCAGGAAGAGCCATATCGCCTAAATGTGAATACAGGTGAAGTTACCAAACTTTACACGGTAAATGAAGGTGAGGCGCCAATTGCCGGGTACAATTTTGATCGCAAGGGTAACTTAAGAGCGATCACCAGAATTGTAGATGGTATAAAAACCGAATTGCTATATGAGATGGAGGGCGAATTTAAACGTGTAAAACTTACTGAGTTTGGCGACACCTTTGCTATTTCTTCATTTAATCCGAATACTGAAAACCCGGATGATGCCTATGTGATCTCAAATCTGGAAGATGATAAAACCGAAATTCAGCTTTATGATCTCAAACAAAATAAGAAGATAAAAACAGTTTTTAGTAACGATACTTTTGATGTATCAGGAATATCACTTTCGAGAAAAAGAAACTATGAAATTGACTATTTCAGCTACACAGGTGAAAAAACAGTGGTAGTACCGGAAAGTGACACTTATAAAAAGATTTATAAGCGTTTACAAAAGGAGTTTGGCGAAAAACAATTTTTCACGATTGGTAGAACCGATGACGAATCTCAATATATGGTCGCTGTTACGAGTGATAAGATCGTAGGAGAATATTATTTGTACGATGTTGAAAAAGATGAGGTTACGCTTCTATATAAGCTTTTACCTCATTTAAAAACTGCAGATATGGCCTCCATGAAGCCAATAACTTTTAAAAGTCGTGATGGCTTAACACTTCACGGTTATATTACGCTTCCAAAAAGTTATAAAAATGGTCAGAAACTGCCACTTATTGTAAATCCTCATGGAGGGCCACAGGGAATTCGTGACAACTGGGGCTTTAACCCGGAAGCACAGCTTTTCGCAAGCCGTGGGTATGCTACTTTACATGTAAACTTTAGAATTTCCGGGGGGTACGGTAAAAAGTTCCTAAAAGCCGGTTTTGGACAAATAGGCCGTAAAGCCATGGATGATGTAGAAGATGGTGTTGACTTTGTGATCGATCAGGGTTGGGTAGACAAAGATAAAGTAGCTATTTATGGCGGTAGTCATGGTGGTTACGCAGTATTACGCGGAATGACAAAAACTCCTGAAAAATATGCCTGTGGTGTAGATTACGTGGGAGTAAGCAACTTGAATACATTCATGTCAACCATTCCTCCTTATTGGGAAAAATACAGGGATATGATGTATAAAATCTGGTATAACCCTGAAAATGCTGAAGAGAAAGTAATCATGGATGAAATTTCTCCGGCATTACACGTAGATAAGATTGAAAACCCGCTATTTGTGATTCAGGGAGCGAATGATCCACGAGTTAATATCGATGAAGCAGACCAAATTGTAGAAAGCTTAAGAGAGCGCGGTGTTGAAGTGCCTTATATGGTAAAATATGATGAAGGACACGGCTTTGGTAAAGAAGAAAATAGATTGGATCTCTATAAAGCAATGATGGGATTCTTTGCTGAACATCTTAAAGATAAAAAGGCCGCACCTATTAAAGGATAA
- a CDS encoding DNA-formamidopyrimidine glycosylase family protein: MFYLYKTLKYPDSYRDRVTLKFDNLGTFNKQIEMPELPEVAYQKIYVDSTSLHHKIVKVDMGADKIFQSPKSEFEATLLKNEFVSSTQIGKYLLLKLKEKGYLVVHFGMTGKMDYFQHDEIQKHAQLTLTFEDGGKLSFVCPRKFGKLFLTTSPDEFRKKQKLGPHATEISEEDFHNLFDGKRGSVKTALMDQSFIAGLGNLYVDEILFQSGIHPKSKSENLSDKDLSNMFKNMVAILETVTKSKTEGNPIPDTYLRNHRNEGEACPIAKGKIKMIKVGGRSTYFCSECQEEK, from the coding sequence ATGTTTTATCTTTATAAGACCCTGAAATATCCCGATAGCTATCGGGACAGGGTGACCTTAAAATTTGATAACTTAGGGACATTCAATAAACAAATAGAGATGCCAGAATTACCGGAAGTAGCCTATCAAAAAATATATGTAGATTCAACTAGTCTCCACCATAAAATAGTGAAAGTGGATATGGGAGCTGATAAAATTTTTCAATCACCAAAAAGTGAATTTGAAGCAACTTTGCTTAAAAATGAGTTTGTTTCCAGCACACAGATTGGAAAATATCTATTGTTGAAATTGAAGGAAAAAGGGTATCTGGTAGTGCATTTTGGTATGACCGGCAAGATGGATTATTTTCAGCATGATGAGATTCAAAAACATGCACAACTCACTTTAACTTTTGAAGACGGTGGAAAACTTTCATTTGTATGTCCCAGAAAATTTGGAAAGCTTTTTCTAACAACAAGCCCGGATGAATTCAGAAAAAAACAGAAGCTGGGTCCGCATGCAACAGAAATATCAGAAGAAGATTTTCATAACTTATTTGACGGCAAAAGAGGTAGTGTGAAAACAGCGTTGATGGATCAGTCTTTTATTGCCGGACTTGGAAATTTATATGTAGACGAAATACTATTTCAGAGTGGAATTCATCCTAAATCGAAGTCTGAGAATCTCTCTGATAAAGATCTTTCAAATATGTTTAAAAACATGGTGGCTATTCTCGAAACGGTTACCAAAAGTAAAACAGAAGGAAATCCAATTCCCGATACTTACTTAAGAAATCATAGAAATGAAGGCGAAGCTTGTCCTATTGCTAAGGGCAAAATAAAAATGATAAAAGTGGGAGGAAGAAGCACTTATTTTTGTTCGGAATGTCAGGAAGAAAAATAG
- a CDS encoding PA0069 family radical SAM protein, which translates to MSSEEFIKGRGAQLNVSNRFNELSHEDRDDFLNYCAAEGDEFRESKTTIIETFPKSIVNKVASPDVGMDYSLNPYQGCEHGCIYCYARNSHEYWGYSAGLDFEQKILVKRNAVELLEKKLKSKSWEAKPIVLSGNTDCYQPIEKKLKITRSLLQTFLKYRHPVGMITKNALIQRDIDILRELAQDNLIHVSLSITSLKEETRRILEPRTASIKKRLETVEKLSAANIPVSVMMAPIIPSINSHEIMPLVKEIAERGALGVGYTIVRLNGSIGQIFSDWIRKAMPDRAEKVLHQIEHIHGGSLNDSRFGTRMKGEGEFADQVKQQFKIARKLYLKDRERPKLNCKLHEEYKDGQMKLF; encoded by the coding sequence ATGTCTTCAGAAGAATTTATAAAAGGAAGGGGAGCCCAGCTAAACGTTTCAAACAGGTTCAATGAGTTGAGTCACGAGGATAGAGATGATTTTCTCAATTATTGTGCTGCGGAAGGTGATGAGTTTAGAGAATCGAAAACCACGATTATTGAGACCTTTCCAAAAAGCATTGTTAATAAGGTTGCAAGCCCCGATGTTGGGATGGATTATTCCTTGAATCCGTACCAGGGTTGTGAACATGGCTGTATTTATTGTTATGCCAGGAATTCTCATGAATATTGGGGCTATAGTGCCGGACTTGATTTTGAACAAAAGATCCTGGTTAAGCGAAATGCGGTAGAACTGCTGGAAAAGAAGCTAAAAAGTAAAAGCTGGGAAGCGAAACCAATTGTACTTTCGGGGAACACAGATTGTTATCAACCAATCGAAAAAAAGCTAAAAATCACGCGGAGTCTACTTCAAACTTTTCTAAAATATCGACATCCTGTGGGGATGATCACAAAAAATGCGCTCATCCAACGTGATATTGATATTTTAAGGGAATTGGCACAGGATAATTTAATTCATGTTAGCCTGTCTATCACTTCCCTGAAAGAAGAAACTCGTAGAATTCTGGAACCAAGAACAGCATCTATCAAAAAAAGGCTTGAAACTGTAGAGAAACTTTCAGCAGCGAATATTCCGGTAAGTGTGATGATGGCACCTATAATTCCATCCATTAACAGTCATGAAATCATGCCTTTGGTTAAGGAAATTGCTGAAAGAGGAGCTTTAGGAGTAGGTTACACTATTGTTCGTTTGAATGGATCTATTGGGCAAATATTTTCAGACTGGATAAGAAAAGCGATGCCGGATAGGGCAGAAAAAGTATTACATCAAATAGAGCATATTCATGGCGGAAGTCTAAATGATAGCAGGTTTGGAACCAGGATGAAAGGTGAAGGGGAGTTTGCCGATCAGGTGAAACAGCAGTTTAAAATTGCGAGAAAGTTATATTTGAAGGATCGGGAAAGACCAAAGCTTAACTGTAAACTGCATGAAGAATACAAAGACGGTCAGATGAAGCTTTTTTAG
- a CDS encoding enoyl-CoA hydratase/isomerase family protein: MSYQNILEEIEDNILTISIDRPKKLNALNRETIQELHEAFKEARTNDEVKVVIITGTGEKAFVAGADISEFADYSPKEGKKLAADGQEKLFNYVANFPKPVIAAVNGFALGGGLELAMAAHFRIASENAKMGLPEVSLGVIPGYGGTQRLPQLVGKGRAMELIMTAGMVDANQALQYGLINHVVELEKLTEFTEAMAKKIMKNSMIAIGAAIKAINANYEDGVNGFDTEINEFGRSFGTDDFKEGTSAFLNKRKANFPGK; encoded by the coding sequence ATGAGTTATCAAAACATTTTAGAAGAGATTGAAGACAATATTTTAACTATATCTATAGATCGGCCAAAGAAATTAAATGCGCTGAATAGGGAAACCATTCAGGAACTGCATGAGGCTTTTAAGGAGGCTAGGACTAATGATGAGGTAAAAGTGGTCATTATAACAGGGACAGGCGAAAAAGCATTTGTTGCCGGTGCCGATATTAGTGAATTTGCCGATTATTCTCCTAAAGAAGGGAAAAAACTGGCTGCTGATGGTCAGGAAAAGCTTTTTAATTATGTAGCGAATTTTCCAAAACCGGTAATTGCCGCTGTGAATGGATTTGCTTTGGGAGGCGGATTAGAGTTAGCGATGGCAGCACATTTTAGAATTGCCAGTGAAAACGCGAAAATGGGACTTCCTGAGGTATCTCTTGGCGTTATTCCCGGATATGGCGGAACCCAAAGATTACCTCAATTAGTAGGGAAAGGTCGTGCTATGGAATTGATTATGACTGCAGGGATGGTAGACGCCAATCAGGCACTGCAATACGGGCTTATAAACCATGTAGTAGAACTTGAAAAACTTACAGAGTTCACTGAAGCTATGGCTAAAAAGATCATGAAAAATTCTATGATTGCCATTGGCGCCGCGATAAAAGCTATTAACGCTAACTACGAAGATGGCGTAAACGGTTTTGATACTGAAATCAATGAGTTTGGTCGTTCTTTTGGAACTGACGATTTTAAAGAAGGCACTTCCGCATTTTTGAACAAAAGAAAAGCAAATTTTCCTGGAAAATAG
- a CDS encoding sensor histidine kinase, with product MKLLKLSLRTRIFISMILLVLGASILIFGVTVYQYKQEAENYHEERLERKQKAILENIKFVLASTTYVVDSENLAPIFNEYEKIDEMAEVHEMQIHIYSLEGDLIIKSDESFFKDTTEVKIPNGILEKLDASSDKKYLKKTEINGQKYQSSYSYITDKKFKPLGILYLPYLQDDSLLNRDLNNFLVRMAEVYLFMLFIAIILSFFLSKYITKSLKIVSEKINQTRLDKRNQKIELSNATEEIYALVSAYNSMIDELEESAVKLATGEREQAWREMAKQVAHEIKNPLTPMRLSVQSFQRNFDKNDPDIELKVTEYSNTLINQIDTMSSIASAFSNFAKMPAQQNETLNVPKIVKLALDIFNENYIEFKCEKEEVLAKFDRTQLIRVVTNLVKNATQALKDVEDPRILVMVEDEEETVLVSVSDNGSGISEENKTKVFEPKFTTKSSGMGLGLAMVKNIVETYNGSISFVSKQNKGTIFNVRFPK from the coding sequence ATGAAACTACTTAAATTATCCTTACGAACCCGGATTTTTATCTCCATGATTTTATTGGTGCTGGGAGCATCAATCCTGATTTTTGGGGTTACTGTCTATCAATACAAGCAGGAAGCTGAAAATTATCACGAAGAACGGCTGGAAAGAAAGCAGAAGGCAATTCTTGAAAATATTAAATTCGTTCTCGCCAGTACCACCTATGTAGTGGATAGTGAAAATCTTGCACCTATCTTCAATGAATATGAGAAGATAGATGAAATGGCCGAGGTTCATGAGATGCAGATCCATATTTATAGTCTGGAAGGTGATCTCATCATTAAATCTGATGAATCTTTCTTTAAGGATACTACTGAAGTTAAGATCCCTAATGGGATTCTTGAGAAACTGGATGCAAGTTCAGATAAGAAATATCTCAAGAAAACTGAGATCAACGGGCAAAAATACCAGTCTTCTTATAGCTATATAACCGATAAGAAATTCAAACCGCTGGGAATTTTATACCTGCCCTATCTTCAGGATGATAGTTTGCTTAATCGGGATTTGAATAATTTCCTGGTAAGAATGGCCGAGGTATACCTTTTTATGCTTTTTATAGCCATCATACTTTCATTTTTTCTTTCAAAGTATATTACTAAATCACTTAAGATCGTTTCAGAAAAGATTAATCAAACCAGGCTTGATAAACGAAACCAGAAAATTGAACTTTCAAATGCTACCGAGGAAATTTATGCACTGGTTTCCGCATATAATAGTATGATAGATGAATTGGAAGAAAGCGCGGTAAAATTGGCGACAGGGGAACGTGAACAGGCCTGGCGGGAAATGGCGAAGCAGGTAGCGCATGAGATCAAGAATCCGCTAACACCCATGAGGCTGAGTGTTCAAAGTTTTCAGCGCAATTTTGACAAAAATGATCCCGATATTGAACTTAAAGTGACAGAATACAGTAATACGCTTATCAATCAGATAGACACCATGAGTTCTATAGCTTCAGCATTTTCAAATTTTGCAAAAATGCCGGCGCAGCAAAATGAAACTTTAAATGTTCCGAAAATAGTAAAACTCGCACTGGATATTTTCAACGAAAATTATATTGAATTTAAATGTGAAAAGGAGGAGGTTCTTGCTAAGTTTGATAGAACCCAATTGATAAGGGTAGTTACCAACCTGGTAAAGAATGCGACCCAGGCTTTGAAAGATGTTGAAGATCCTCGTATTTTGGTGATGGTGGAAGACGAAGAGGAAACGGTTCTTGTTTCGGTTTCAGACAATGGTTCTGGAATTTCCGAAGAAAATAAAACCAAGGTTTTTGAACCAAAATTCACCACAAAATCCAGTGGAATGGGGCTTGGACTGGCCATGGTAAAAAATATCGTGGAGACTTATAACGGAAGCATTAGCTTTGTATCTAAACAAAATAAAGGAACTATATTTAACGTACGATTTCCAAAATAA
- a CDS encoding CopD family protein → MEYYNYIKALHLIFVITWFAGLFYIPRLFVYQIEADQKEEPERSILVKQLKLMTKRLWFIITWPSAILASIFAIMLLFMIPEWLQQSWMHVKLGFVVLLYAYHIKCHMIFKQLQEDVVKWSSNKMRIWNEGSTLILFSVIFLVIVRDAINWIYGVIGIFLLAIILMLGIKLYKRIRAKNPKA, encoded by the coding sequence ATGGAATACTATAATTACATAAAGGCCTTACACCTGATTTTTGTGATCACGTGGTTTGCAGGCTTATTTTATATCCCGAGATTATTTGTTTATCAAATTGAAGCAGATCAAAAAGAAGAACCTGAAAGATCGATTCTTGTAAAGCAGTTAAAACTTATGACTAAAAGGTTATGGTTCATCATTACCTGGCCTTCCGCTATTCTAGCGAGTATTTTTGCTATTATGCTTCTTTTTATGATTCCGGAGTGGTTACAGCAGTCGTGGATGCACGTAAAACTTGGGTTTGTAGTGTTATTGTACGCTTATCATATCAAATGCCATATGATCTTTAAGCAACTTCAGGAGGACGTTGTAAAATGGAGTTCTAATAAAATGAGGATATGGAATGAAGGTTCAACGCTTATTCTATTTTCGGTGATTTTTCTCGTAATCGTTAGAGATGCGATTAATTGGATTTACGGGGTAATCGGAATTTTTCTACTCGCCATAATTTTAATGCTTGGAATAAAACTTTACAAAAGAATAAGAGCAAAGAATCCTAAAGCTTGA